Proteins encoded in a region of the Micropterus dolomieu isolate WLL.071019.BEF.003 ecotype Adirondacks linkage group LG09, ASM2129224v1, whole genome shotgun sequence genome:
- the anln gene encoding anillin isoform X2 — MDPFTEKLLERTRARRENLQKKMAERPNAANRQMVKRPREPLADTNSVSSELVIDKVPQVSKPSPSKRRCSGENVQPTSREENQEPLVTRAVAPVLSDPPTDKKPPVGPASVRHSSSLEKTATRPAVQSQPGQLKTAEPEKIAVASAPDLPSSRAAEMVPSSSALQGNKEHLVEDQAPSAAGMKSRLQRLAEQRKCWDGSGTSVAVEDCTPLSVLKRQAEVPPAVVPTVSSATPLGRRGRLANLAATIGSWEDDLSHANIPHENAKEKPIPKLAVREAAVPAGSKPSAAGHVVASSTASSKSTASSSQAVYSPVKSGRVVLPSPQKADIPAASPALKSVTSPQKSSIQGSAFPSNLQKASPQSSTSVPQSPLKNQAPSRGLYSTSSPQKPELCAKPTVAAVTVPQEKASAGAPGVKSFVERFGERCQARTNQSSPAGGPTHAKTPTVTPSPVTPNTRLVQERLRAAQAANTSTADLTQRQKLERESELAQIRSRFQKGNSVWKKDEAAETSKNTDIKDQFYKSVEAEVAPREPQDETPATSDCTHTPTKCIPPGHGLVVSPPALTSSPLRGVAHTVEKTTEEEEVIKEREMNVDQSINSAVINDLFDGILEQSEDQEEEEEEEEEDALNISSMSLLTPLAETVAAVVKSPERRMMTSTPASSFIVKSSTPGSASKPSKFQRTNMVRTASSDSIEASDEDHKLPYSIDAYRSIRVKETEKPNVKQVIVRKDDVSNRMEEPRGSSLFSINQKMKILTNEMNLQQTVIHQASQALNCCTDEEHGKGSQVEAEAERLLLVATERREALKAELERLKGDPTGQKKASVAPEPASMSASKGSITLQELRLPLKADFVCSTANKPDSTKHSFFIMIRAGAENTVATPLAGTHRSLSGDTLAFPTKFTISDVSSDFEVNIEVYGLVQKREVCNDKKKKPSKSKAITPKRFLAITKSVQTPVLASPGGPNAVRTSNFVLVGSHKLTLSSIGKNKFPLEKIKYVRSERELLSGMFHTKVPFLCPLEGHVYLKMQCEVGTKVEERGFLTMFEDVSGFGAWHRRWCVLSGYCISYWTYPDDEKRKNPIGRINLANCTSKKVEPANREFCARPNTFELITVRPQRDDDKETLVSQCKNTMCVTKNWLSADTKDERNLWMKKLNQILVDLRMWQPDACYRPL, encoded by the exons ATGGATCCATTTACTGAG AAACTGTTGGAGCGGACCCGGGCTCGCAGAGAAAACCTGCAGAAGAAAATGGCAGAGAGACCAAATGCAGCAAACAGACAGATGGTCAAAAGACCCAGAGAGCCACTGGCTGACACAAATAGTGTGAGCAGTGAGTTAGTCATTGATAAAG TTCCACAGGTCTCCAAACCTTCTCCGTCCAAGCGCCGGTGCTCAGGGGAAAATGTCCAGCCTACATCCCGGGAGGAGAACCAGGAGCCACTGGTGACACGAGCTGTGGCTCCTGTGCTGTCAGACCCTCCGACAGACAAGAAACCCCCAGTGGGGCCTGCCAGCGTTCGACATTCCTCCTCCCTGGAGAAGACTGCTACCCGGCCTGCTGTCCAGTCTCAGCCAGGGCAGCTGAAAACTGCAGAGCCGGAGAAGATAGCGGTCGCCTCTGCCCCTGATCTTCcaagcagcagagcagcagagatGGTGCCCTCCAGTTCAGCCCTGCAGGGGAACAAGGAGCACCTGGTGGAAGATCAAGCTCCATCTGCTGCTGGCATGAAGTCTCGTCTGCAGAGGCTAGCAGAGCAGAGAAAGTGTTGGGATGGCAGTG GAACCTCTGTTGCGGTTGAAGACTGCACTCCCCTGTCCGTGTTGAAGAGGCAAGCTGAGGTTCCACCAGCGGTCGTCCCCACCGTGTCCTCAGCAACTCCACTGGGAAGGAGAGGCAGACTGGCCAACCTCGCTGCCACCATTGGATCCTGGGAGGACGACCTAAGCCATGCTAACATTCCCCATGAGAATGCAAAAGAAAAGCCCATTCCCAAGTTAGCtgtcagagaggctgctgtgcCTGCCGGCTCTAAACCAAGTGCTGCAGGCCATGTGGTAGCCAGTTCAACTGCAAGCAGCAAGTCTACAGCCAGCTCTAGTCAG GCTGTGTATTCTCCAGTAAAGTCCGGCCGAGTGGTTCTCCCGAGCCCTCAGAAGGCTGACATTCCTGCAGCCAGCCCAGCACTAAAGTCAGTAACAAGTCCTCAGAAGAGTTCCATTCAGGGATCCGCCTTCCCGTCCAATCTCCAGAAGGCCAGCCCCCAATCCTCAACATCAGTGCCTCAAAGTCCCTTGAAGAATCAGGCCCCCTCTAGGGGTCTCTACTCCACCTCTAGCCCCCAGAAGCCAGAACTCTGTGCCAAGCCCACCGTTGCTGCCGTGACTGTACCCCAGGAAAAGGCCTCTGCTGGTGCTCCTG GTGTAAAATCTTTCGTGGAGCGATTTGGAGAGAGATGCCAGGCGCGTACCAACCAGAGCTCCCCAGCAGGGGGCCCTACCCATGCCAAGACTCCTACTGTAACTCCATCTCCAGTCACACCAAACACCAGACTGGTACAGGAGAGGCTCAGAGCTGCCCAGGCTGCAAAcacaagcacagctgatctcacCCAAAGACAGAAGCTG GAGCGAGAGTCTGAGCTGGCTCAGATTCGCAGTCGCTTTCAGAAGGGGAACAGTGTGTGGAAAAAAGATGAAGCGGCAGAAACcagtaaaaacacagacatcaaG GACCAGTTTTACAAGTCTGTGGAGGCTGAAGTTGCCCCACGTGAACCACAGGATGAAACTCCAGCAACCTCTGATTGTACACATACACCAACAAAGTGCATTCCTCCAG GTCATGGGTTGGTGGTCTCGCCTCCAGCCTTAACATCCAGTCCTCTGAGGGGGGTCGCCCATACTGTagagaaaacaacagaagaagaggaagtgatCAAGGAGCGAGAGATGAATGTGGACCAGTCCATCAACTCTGCTGTTATCAATGATTTGTTTGATGGAATCCTGGAGCAGAGTGAagatcaggaggaggaggaggaggaagaggaggaagatgctTTGAATATCTCCTCCATGTCCCTCCTCACTCCACTAGCAGAGACTGTGGCTGCAGTGGTGAAGAGTCCAGAGAGAAGGATGATG ACATCCACTCCAGCCAGCTCATTCATCGTAAAGAGCAGCACTCCAGGCAGTGCTTCCAAACCCAGCAAGTTCCAGAGAACTAACATGGTACGAACCGCCTCCTCAGACAGCATTGAGGCCTCAGACGAGGACCACAAACTGCCATATAG cattGATGCATATAGGTCCATCAGGGTGAAAGAGACGGAGAAACCCAATGTGAAACAGGTGATTGTGAGAAAAGATGACGTTTCTAACAGAATGGAGGAACCCAGAGGATCCAGTCTCTTCAGTATCAATCAGAAGATGAAG ATTCTGACGAATGAGATGAACCTGCAGCAGACAGTTATTCATCAGGCCAGCCAGGCACTCAACTGCTGCACAGATGAAGAGCATGGCAAAGGATCCCAGGTGGAGGCTGAGGCAGagaggctgctgctggtggcaA CGGAGAGGAGGGAAGCACTGAAGGCCGAGCTGGAACGTCTGAAAGGAGATCCAACAGGCCAGAAAAAGGCCTCTGTAGCCCCAGAACCTGCTAGCATGTCTGCCTCCAAGGGCTCCATCACCCTGCAGGAGTTACGCCTGCCTCTCAAGGCAGACTTTGTTTGCTCCACTGCCAACAAGCCAG ATTCAACCAAACATTCCTTCTTCATCATGATTCGTGCTGGAGCAGAGAACACTGTGGCCACGCCTTTAGCCGGCACACACCGCAGCCTCAGTGGGGACACCCTCGCGTTCCCCACAAAGTTCACCAT ATCTGATGTTTCCAGTGACTTTGAGGTTAATATTGAGGTCTATGGCCTG GTGCAGAAGCGTGAGGTCTGCAatgacaagaagaagaaacccAGCAAGTCAAAG GCTATCACTCCAAAGAGATTCCTCGCCATCACT AAAAGCGTCCAGACACCAG TTTTGGCCAGTCCAGGAGGCCCCAATGCTGTTCGCACCAGTAACTTCGTACTGGTTGGATCACACAAGCTCACCCTGTCCTCTATAGGgaaaaacaaatttcctttGGAGAAG ATCAAATATGTACGAAGTGAAAGAGAACTACTCAGTGGCATGTTTCATACCAAG GTGCCATTCCTGTGCCCTCTGGAGGGCCACGTCTACCTCAAGATGCAGTGTGAAGTTGGCACAAAGGTGGAGGAGAGGGGCTTCCTG aCAATGTTTGAAGATGTTAGTGGATTTGGAGCCTGGCACAGGAGGTGGTGTGTCTTATCAGGATACTGCATCTCCTACTGGACCTACCCAGATGATGAGAAGCGCAAG AATCCCATTGGTCGTATCAACCTGGCTAACTGCACCAGTAAGAAGGTGGAACCTGCCAACAGAGAGTTTTGTGCCAGACCCAACACATTTGAGCTCATCACAGTCAGACCACAAAGGGACGACGACAAAGAGACACTAGTCAGTCAGTGCAAGAATACCATGTGTGTCACCAA AAACTGGCTAAGTGCAGACACTAAGGACGAGAGGAATCTGTGGATGAAGAAACTGAACCAGATTCTGGTGGATCTGCGAATGTGGCAGCCAGACGCCTGTTACAGGCCACTGTAA
- the anln gene encoding anillin isoform X1: MDPFTEKLLERTRARRENLQKKMAERPNAANRQMVKRPREPLADTNSVSSELVIDKVPQVSKPSPSKRRCSGENVQPTSREENQEPLVTRAVAPVLSDPPTDKKPPVGPASVRHSSSLEKTATRPAVQSQPGQLKTAEPEKIAVASAPDLPSSRAAEMVPSSSALQGNKEHLVEDQAPSAAGMKSRLQRLAEQRKCWDGSGTSVAVEDCTPLSVLKRQAEVPPAVVPTVSSATPLGRRGRLANLAATIGSWEDDLSHANIPHENAKEKPIPKLAVREAAVPAGSKPSAAGHVVASSTASSKSTASSSQAVYSPVKSGRVVLPSPQKADIPAASPALKSVTSPQKSSIQGSAFPSNLQKASPQSSTSVPQSPLKNQAPSRGLYSTSSPQKPELCAKPTVAAVTVPQEKASAGAPGVKSFVERFGERCQARTNQSSPAGGPTHAKTPTVTPSPVTPNTRLVQERLRAAQAANTSTADLTQRQKLERESELAQIRSRFQKGNSVWKKDEAAETSKNTDIKDQFYKSVEAEVAPREPQDETPATSDCTHTPTKCIPPAGHGLVVSPPALTSSPLRGVAHTVEKTTEEEEVIKEREMNVDQSINSAVINDLFDGILEQSEDQEEEEEEEEEDALNISSMSLLTPLAETVAAVVKSPERRMMTSTPASSFIVKSSTPGSASKPSKFQRTNMVRTASSDSIEASDEDHKLPYSIDAYRSIRVKETEKPNVKQVIVRKDDVSNRMEEPRGSSLFSINQKMKILTNEMNLQQTVIHQASQALNCCTDEEHGKGSQVEAEAERLLLVATERREALKAELERLKGDPTGQKKASVAPEPASMSASKGSITLQELRLPLKADFVCSTANKPDSTKHSFFIMIRAGAENTVATPLAGTHRSLSGDTLAFPTKFTISDVSSDFEVNIEVYGLVQKREVCNDKKKKPSKSKAITPKRFLAITKSVQTPVLASPGGPNAVRTSNFVLVGSHKLTLSSIGKNKFPLEKIKYVRSERELLSGMFHTKVPFLCPLEGHVYLKMQCEVGTKVEERGFLTMFEDVSGFGAWHRRWCVLSGYCISYWTYPDDEKRKNPIGRINLANCTSKKVEPANREFCARPNTFELITVRPQRDDDKETLVSQCKNTMCVTKNWLSADTKDERNLWMKKLNQILVDLRMWQPDACYRPL; encoded by the exons ATGGATCCATTTACTGAG AAACTGTTGGAGCGGACCCGGGCTCGCAGAGAAAACCTGCAGAAGAAAATGGCAGAGAGACCAAATGCAGCAAACAGACAGATGGTCAAAAGACCCAGAGAGCCACTGGCTGACACAAATAGTGTGAGCAGTGAGTTAGTCATTGATAAAG TTCCACAGGTCTCCAAACCTTCTCCGTCCAAGCGCCGGTGCTCAGGGGAAAATGTCCAGCCTACATCCCGGGAGGAGAACCAGGAGCCACTGGTGACACGAGCTGTGGCTCCTGTGCTGTCAGACCCTCCGACAGACAAGAAACCCCCAGTGGGGCCTGCCAGCGTTCGACATTCCTCCTCCCTGGAGAAGACTGCTACCCGGCCTGCTGTCCAGTCTCAGCCAGGGCAGCTGAAAACTGCAGAGCCGGAGAAGATAGCGGTCGCCTCTGCCCCTGATCTTCcaagcagcagagcagcagagatGGTGCCCTCCAGTTCAGCCCTGCAGGGGAACAAGGAGCACCTGGTGGAAGATCAAGCTCCATCTGCTGCTGGCATGAAGTCTCGTCTGCAGAGGCTAGCAGAGCAGAGAAAGTGTTGGGATGGCAGTG GAACCTCTGTTGCGGTTGAAGACTGCACTCCCCTGTCCGTGTTGAAGAGGCAAGCTGAGGTTCCACCAGCGGTCGTCCCCACCGTGTCCTCAGCAACTCCACTGGGAAGGAGAGGCAGACTGGCCAACCTCGCTGCCACCATTGGATCCTGGGAGGACGACCTAAGCCATGCTAACATTCCCCATGAGAATGCAAAAGAAAAGCCCATTCCCAAGTTAGCtgtcagagaggctgctgtgcCTGCCGGCTCTAAACCAAGTGCTGCAGGCCATGTGGTAGCCAGTTCAACTGCAAGCAGCAAGTCTACAGCCAGCTCTAGTCAG GCTGTGTATTCTCCAGTAAAGTCCGGCCGAGTGGTTCTCCCGAGCCCTCAGAAGGCTGACATTCCTGCAGCCAGCCCAGCACTAAAGTCAGTAACAAGTCCTCAGAAGAGTTCCATTCAGGGATCCGCCTTCCCGTCCAATCTCCAGAAGGCCAGCCCCCAATCCTCAACATCAGTGCCTCAAAGTCCCTTGAAGAATCAGGCCCCCTCTAGGGGTCTCTACTCCACCTCTAGCCCCCAGAAGCCAGAACTCTGTGCCAAGCCCACCGTTGCTGCCGTGACTGTACCCCAGGAAAAGGCCTCTGCTGGTGCTCCTG GTGTAAAATCTTTCGTGGAGCGATTTGGAGAGAGATGCCAGGCGCGTACCAACCAGAGCTCCCCAGCAGGGGGCCCTACCCATGCCAAGACTCCTACTGTAACTCCATCTCCAGTCACACCAAACACCAGACTGGTACAGGAGAGGCTCAGAGCTGCCCAGGCTGCAAAcacaagcacagctgatctcacCCAAAGACAGAAGCTG GAGCGAGAGTCTGAGCTGGCTCAGATTCGCAGTCGCTTTCAGAAGGGGAACAGTGTGTGGAAAAAAGATGAAGCGGCAGAAACcagtaaaaacacagacatcaaG GACCAGTTTTACAAGTCTGTGGAGGCTGAAGTTGCCCCACGTGAACCACAGGATGAAACTCCAGCAACCTCTGATTGTACACATACACCAACAAAGTGCATTCCTCCAG CAGGTCATGGGTTGGTGGTCTCGCCTCCAGCCTTAACATCCAGTCCTCTGAGGGGGGTCGCCCATACTGTagagaaaacaacagaagaagaggaagtgatCAAGGAGCGAGAGATGAATGTGGACCAGTCCATCAACTCTGCTGTTATCAATGATTTGTTTGATGGAATCCTGGAGCAGAGTGAagatcaggaggaggaggaggaggaagaggaggaagatgctTTGAATATCTCCTCCATGTCCCTCCTCACTCCACTAGCAGAGACTGTGGCTGCAGTGGTGAAGAGTCCAGAGAGAAGGATGATG ACATCCACTCCAGCCAGCTCATTCATCGTAAAGAGCAGCACTCCAGGCAGTGCTTCCAAACCCAGCAAGTTCCAGAGAACTAACATGGTACGAACCGCCTCCTCAGACAGCATTGAGGCCTCAGACGAGGACCACAAACTGCCATATAG cattGATGCATATAGGTCCATCAGGGTGAAAGAGACGGAGAAACCCAATGTGAAACAGGTGATTGTGAGAAAAGATGACGTTTCTAACAGAATGGAGGAACCCAGAGGATCCAGTCTCTTCAGTATCAATCAGAAGATGAAG ATTCTGACGAATGAGATGAACCTGCAGCAGACAGTTATTCATCAGGCCAGCCAGGCACTCAACTGCTGCACAGATGAAGAGCATGGCAAAGGATCCCAGGTGGAGGCTGAGGCAGagaggctgctgctggtggcaA CGGAGAGGAGGGAAGCACTGAAGGCCGAGCTGGAACGTCTGAAAGGAGATCCAACAGGCCAGAAAAAGGCCTCTGTAGCCCCAGAACCTGCTAGCATGTCTGCCTCCAAGGGCTCCATCACCCTGCAGGAGTTACGCCTGCCTCTCAAGGCAGACTTTGTTTGCTCCACTGCCAACAAGCCAG ATTCAACCAAACATTCCTTCTTCATCATGATTCGTGCTGGAGCAGAGAACACTGTGGCCACGCCTTTAGCCGGCACACACCGCAGCCTCAGTGGGGACACCCTCGCGTTCCCCACAAAGTTCACCAT ATCTGATGTTTCCAGTGACTTTGAGGTTAATATTGAGGTCTATGGCCTG GTGCAGAAGCGTGAGGTCTGCAatgacaagaagaagaaacccAGCAAGTCAAAG GCTATCACTCCAAAGAGATTCCTCGCCATCACT AAAAGCGTCCAGACACCAG TTTTGGCCAGTCCAGGAGGCCCCAATGCTGTTCGCACCAGTAACTTCGTACTGGTTGGATCACACAAGCTCACCCTGTCCTCTATAGGgaaaaacaaatttcctttGGAGAAG ATCAAATATGTACGAAGTGAAAGAGAACTACTCAGTGGCATGTTTCATACCAAG GTGCCATTCCTGTGCCCTCTGGAGGGCCACGTCTACCTCAAGATGCAGTGTGAAGTTGGCACAAAGGTGGAGGAGAGGGGCTTCCTG aCAATGTTTGAAGATGTTAGTGGATTTGGAGCCTGGCACAGGAGGTGGTGTGTCTTATCAGGATACTGCATCTCCTACTGGACCTACCCAGATGATGAGAAGCGCAAG AATCCCATTGGTCGTATCAACCTGGCTAACTGCACCAGTAAGAAGGTGGAACCTGCCAACAGAGAGTTTTGTGCCAGACCCAACACATTTGAGCTCATCACAGTCAGACCACAAAGGGACGACGACAAAGAGACACTAGTCAGTCAGTGCAAGAATACCATGTGTGTCACCAA AAACTGGCTAAGTGCAGACACTAAGGACGAGAGGAATCTGTGGATGAAGAAACTGAACCAGATTCTGGTGGATCTGCGAATGTGGCAGCCAGACGCCTGTTACAGGCCACTGTAA
- the anln gene encoding anillin isoform X3 codes for MDPFTEKLLERTRARRENLQKKMAERPNAANRQMVKRPREPLADTNSVSSELVIDKVPQVSKPSPSKRRCSGENVQPTSREENQEPLVTRAVAPVLSDPPTDKKPPVGPASVRHSSSLEKTATRPAVQSQPGQLKTAEPEKIAVASAPDLPSSRAAEMVPSSSALQGNKEHLVEDQAPSAAGMKSRLQRLAEQRKCWDGSGTSVAVEDCTPLSVLKRQAEVPPAVVPTVSSATPLGRRGRLANLAATIGSWEDDLSHANIPHENAKEKPIPKLAVREAAVPAGSKPSAAGHVVASSTASSKSTASSSQAVYSPVKSGRVVLPSPQKADIPAASPALKSVTSPQKSSIQGSAFPSNLQKASPQSSTSVPQSPLKNQAPSRGLYSTSSPQKPELCAKPTVAAVTVPQEKASAGAPGVKSFVERFGERCQARTNQSSPAGGPTHAKTPTVTPSPVTPNTRLVQERLRAAQAANTSTADLTQRQKLERESELAQIRSRFQKGNSVWKKDEAAETSKNTDIKDQFYKSVEAEVAPREPQDETPATSDCTHTPTKCIPPAGHGLVVSPPALTSSPLRGVAHTVEKTTEEEEVIKEREMNVDQSINSAVINDLFDGILEQSEDQEEEEEEEEEDALNISSMSLLTPLAETVAAVVKSPERRMMTSTPASSFIVKSSTPGSASKPSKFQRTNMVRTASSDSIEASDEDHKLPYSIDAYRSIRVKETEKPNVKQVIVRKDDVSNRMEEPRGSSLFSINQKMKILTNEMNLQQTVIHQASQALNCCTDEEHGKGSQVEAEAERLLLVATERREALKAELERLKGDPTGQKKASVAPEPASMSASKGSITLQELRLPLKADFVCSTANKPDSTKHSFFIMIRAGAENTVATPLAGTHRSLSGDTLAFPTKFTISDVSSDFEVNIEVYGLVQKREVCNDKKKKPSKSKAITPKRFLAITKSVQTPVLASPGGPNAVRTSNFVLVGSHKLTLSSIGKNKFPLEKVPFLCPLEGHVYLKMQCEVGTKVEERGFLTMFEDVSGFGAWHRRWCVLSGYCISYWTYPDDEKRKNPIGRINLANCTSKKVEPANREFCARPNTFELITVRPQRDDDKETLVSQCKNTMCVTKNWLSADTKDERNLWMKKLNQILVDLRMWQPDACYRPL; via the exons ATGGATCCATTTACTGAG AAACTGTTGGAGCGGACCCGGGCTCGCAGAGAAAACCTGCAGAAGAAAATGGCAGAGAGACCAAATGCAGCAAACAGACAGATGGTCAAAAGACCCAGAGAGCCACTGGCTGACACAAATAGTGTGAGCAGTGAGTTAGTCATTGATAAAG TTCCACAGGTCTCCAAACCTTCTCCGTCCAAGCGCCGGTGCTCAGGGGAAAATGTCCAGCCTACATCCCGGGAGGAGAACCAGGAGCCACTGGTGACACGAGCTGTGGCTCCTGTGCTGTCAGACCCTCCGACAGACAAGAAACCCCCAGTGGGGCCTGCCAGCGTTCGACATTCCTCCTCCCTGGAGAAGACTGCTACCCGGCCTGCTGTCCAGTCTCAGCCAGGGCAGCTGAAAACTGCAGAGCCGGAGAAGATAGCGGTCGCCTCTGCCCCTGATCTTCcaagcagcagagcagcagagatGGTGCCCTCCAGTTCAGCCCTGCAGGGGAACAAGGAGCACCTGGTGGAAGATCAAGCTCCATCTGCTGCTGGCATGAAGTCTCGTCTGCAGAGGCTAGCAGAGCAGAGAAAGTGTTGGGATGGCAGTG GAACCTCTGTTGCGGTTGAAGACTGCACTCCCCTGTCCGTGTTGAAGAGGCAAGCTGAGGTTCCACCAGCGGTCGTCCCCACCGTGTCCTCAGCAACTCCACTGGGAAGGAGAGGCAGACTGGCCAACCTCGCTGCCACCATTGGATCCTGGGAGGACGACCTAAGCCATGCTAACATTCCCCATGAGAATGCAAAAGAAAAGCCCATTCCCAAGTTAGCtgtcagagaggctgctgtgcCTGCCGGCTCTAAACCAAGTGCTGCAGGCCATGTGGTAGCCAGTTCAACTGCAAGCAGCAAGTCTACAGCCAGCTCTAGTCAG GCTGTGTATTCTCCAGTAAAGTCCGGCCGAGTGGTTCTCCCGAGCCCTCAGAAGGCTGACATTCCTGCAGCCAGCCCAGCACTAAAGTCAGTAACAAGTCCTCAGAAGAGTTCCATTCAGGGATCCGCCTTCCCGTCCAATCTCCAGAAGGCCAGCCCCCAATCCTCAACATCAGTGCCTCAAAGTCCCTTGAAGAATCAGGCCCCCTCTAGGGGTCTCTACTCCACCTCTAGCCCCCAGAAGCCAGAACTCTGTGCCAAGCCCACCGTTGCTGCCGTGACTGTACCCCAGGAAAAGGCCTCTGCTGGTGCTCCTG GTGTAAAATCTTTCGTGGAGCGATTTGGAGAGAGATGCCAGGCGCGTACCAACCAGAGCTCCCCAGCAGGGGGCCCTACCCATGCCAAGACTCCTACTGTAACTCCATCTCCAGTCACACCAAACACCAGACTGGTACAGGAGAGGCTCAGAGCTGCCCAGGCTGCAAAcacaagcacagctgatctcacCCAAAGACAGAAGCTG GAGCGAGAGTCTGAGCTGGCTCAGATTCGCAGTCGCTTTCAGAAGGGGAACAGTGTGTGGAAAAAAGATGAAGCGGCAGAAACcagtaaaaacacagacatcaaG GACCAGTTTTACAAGTCTGTGGAGGCTGAAGTTGCCCCACGTGAACCACAGGATGAAACTCCAGCAACCTCTGATTGTACACATACACCAACAAAGTGCATTCCTCCAG CAGGTCATGGGTTGGTGGTCTCGCCTCCAGCCTTAACATCCAGTCCTCTGAGGGGGGTCGCCCATACTGTagagaaaacaacagaagaagaggaagtgatCAAGGAGCGAGAGATGAATGTGGACCAGTCCATCAACTCTGCTGTTATCAATGATTTGTTTGATGGAATCCTGGAGCAGAGTGAagatcaggaggaggaggaggaggaagaggaggaagatgctTTGAATATCTCCTCCATGTCCCTCCTCACTCCACTAGCAGAGACTGTGGCTGCAGTGGTGAAGAGTCCAGAGAGAAGGATGATG ACATCCACTCCAGCCAGCTCATTCATCGTAAAGAGCAGCACTCCAGGCAGTGCTTCCAAACCCAGCAAGTTCCAGAGAACTAACATGGTACGAACCGCCTCCTCAGACAGCATTGAGGCCTCAGACGAGGACCACAAACTGCCATATAG cattGATGCATATAGGTCCATCAGGGTGAAAGAGACGGAGAAACCCAATGTGAAACAGGTGATTGTGAGAAAAGATGACGTTTCTAACAGAATGGAGGAACCCAGAGGATCCAGTCTCTTCAGTATCAATCAGAAGATGAAG ATTCTGACGAATGAGATGAACCTGCAGCAGACAGTTATTCATCAGGCCAGCCAGGCACTCAACTGCTGCACAGATGAAGAGCATGGCAAAGGATCCCAGGTGGAGGCTGAGGCAGagaggctgctgctggtggcaA CGGAGAGGAGGGAAGCACTGAAGGCCGAGCTGGAACGTCTGAAAGGAGATCCAACAGGCCAGAAAAAGGCCTCTGTAGCCCCAGAACCTGCTAGCATGTCTGCCTCCAAGGGCTCCATCACCCTGCAGGAGTTACGCCTGCCTCTCAAGGCAGACTTTGTTTGCTCCACTGCCAACAAGCCAG ATTCAACCAAACATTCCTTCTTCATCATGATTCGTGCTGGAGCAGAGAACACTGTGGCCACGCCTTTAGCCGGCACACACCGCAGCCTCAGTGGGGACACCCTCGCGTTCCCCACAAAGTTCACCAT ATCTGATGTTTCCAGTGACTTTGAGGTTAATATTGAGGTCTATGGCCTG GTGCAGAAGCGTGAGGTCTGCAatgacaagaagaagaaacccAGCAAGTCAAAG GCTATCACTCCAAAGAGATTCCTCGCCATCACT AAAAGCGTCCAGACACCAG TTTTGGCCAGTCCAGGAGGCCCCAATGCTGTTCGCACCAGTAACTTCGTACTGGTTGGATCACACAAGCTCACCCTGTCCTCTATAGGgaaaaacaaatttcctttGGAGAAG GTGCCATTCCTGTGCCCTCTGGAGGGCCACGTCTACCTCAAGATGCAGTGTGAAGTTGGCACAAAGGTGGAGGAGAGGGGCTTCCTG aCAATGTTTGAAGATGTTAGTGGATTTGGAGCCTGGCACAGGAGGTGGTGTGTCTTATCAGGATACTGCATCTCCTACTGGACCTACCCAGATGATGAGAAGCGCAAG AATCCCATTGGTCGTATCAACCTGGCTAACTGCACCAGTAAGAAGGTGGAACCTGCCAACAGAGAGTTTTGTGCCAGACCCAACACATTTGAGCTCATCACAGTCAGACCACAAAGGGACGACGACAAAGAGACACTAGTCAGTCAGTGCAAGAATACCATGTGTGTCACCAA AAACTGGCTAAGTGCAGACACTAAGGACGAGAGGAATCTGTGGATGAAGAAACTGAACCAGATTCTGGTGGATCTGCGAATGTGGCAGCCAGACGCCTGTTACAGGCCACTGTAA